The following proteins are encoded in a genomic region of Arachis ipaensis cultivar K30076 chromosome B02, Araip1.1, whole genome shotgun sequence:
- the LOC107628055 gene encoding subtilisin-like protease SBT4.15, translated as MQTWFHSISMLITKHSKVIGAKFFHLEQNNFMDTNLSPMDEEGHGTHTASIAAGALVRKASLYGIGRGXXXXXXXGTSRGGSPNARIAVYKVCWNSGCSDMDLLAGFDDAIADGVNFISVSLGGNPREFFRDPVAIGSFHAMKRGILTTCSAGNEGPYAETVQNVAPWILTVAASSSGRQFITPISLGNGKKVTGVSINTFSPKKKMYPLISGDLAINASGDSYGNASACDYGTLSKDKVKGKIVYCLGDTGNQDLTIKQLEGAGLISASAVKADYSPVTIIPSSTVDAYTLGKNISLYINSTKNPQAVIYKTTSKTGQVPYIASFSSRGPELITSKILKPDLAAPGVDILAGYSKLETITTYPEPEDNRFQSFNILSGTSMACPHAAGAAAYVKSFHREWTPAAVKSALMTTAIPMKDFAAELGTGSGRINPIRALDPGLIYDINMDSYIAFLCKEGFNSTSIGILVGSKGFDCSTINKPPPGNDGLNYPSMHIQIPSNSTISATFYRTVTNVGTGNSTYKANITAPKDLSVKVEPSTLQFSKIKQELSFKVVIKGPQFPKGIKVLSASLEWNDSKHNVRSPILIYKQGNVY; from the exons ATGCAAACTTGGTTCCATTCCATTTCTATGTTAATTACAAAACACAGCAAGGTGATAGGAGCAAAATTCTTCCACTTAGAACAAAACAATTTTATGGACACAAATCTTAGCCCTATGGACGAAGAAGGCCACGGCACACACACGGCGTCCATAGCCGCGGGTGCGCTCGTTCGGAAAGCCAGTCTTTATGGCATCGGCCGCGGGNNNNNNNNNNNNNNNNNNNGCGGGACATCCCGCGGCGGGTCCCCGAACGCGCGCATAGCGGTGTACAAAGTGTGTTGGAACAGCGGATGCAGTGACATGGACTTGTTGGCAGGGTTTGATGATGCAATTGCTGATGGTGTGAACTTCATATCTGTGTCTCTTGGAGGGAATCCAAGGGAGTTCTTCAGGGATCCAGTGGCCATTGGATCATTTCATGCAATGAAAAGAGGGATCTTAACAACATGTTCAGCTGGGAATGAAGGTCCTTATGCTGAAACCGTTCAGAATGTTGCTCCATGGATTTTAACTGTCGCTGCTTCTTCTAGTGGTAGACAGTTTATAACACCAATATCCCTTGGTAATGGCAAAAAAGTTACG GGAGTATCTATAAACACCTTCTCCCCTAAGAAAAAAATGTATCCATTGATTAGTGGAGACCTTGCCATTAATGCTTCAGGGGATAGCTATGGCAATGCCAG TGCTTGTGATTATGGGACTCTAAGCAAAGACAAAGTGAAGGGAAAGATTGTGTACTGCCTTGGAGACACTGGAAATCAGGACTTAACCATAAAACAATTAGAGGGAGCTGGTCTTATTTCTGCTTCTGCTGTTAAAGCAGACTATTCCCCAGTCACAATTATTCCTAGTTCCACTGTTGATGCCTACACTCTGGGAAAAAACATTTCTCTCTACATCAATTCCACCAA GAATCCTCAAGCTGTTATATACAAAACCACAAGCAAAACAGGCCAAGTTCCATATATTGCTTCTTTCTCATCTAGAGGACCTGAATTAATCACCTCCAAAATCCTCAAG CCTGATTTGGCTGCTCCAGGAGTTGACATTCTAGCTGGTTATTCAAAGTTGGAAACCATAACAACTTACCCTGAACCTGAGGACAACCGTTTTCAATCCTTTAATATACTGTCAGGAACTTCTATGGCTTGTCCTCATGCCGCCGGCGCTGCCGCCTATGTGAAATCGTTCCACCGTGAATGGACTCCGGCTGCAGTCAAGTCTGCTCTCATGACCACTG CTATTCCCATGAAAGACTTTGCAGCTGAGTTAGGAACTGGTTCAGGAAGGATCAACCCTATAAGAGCATTGGACCCAGGCTTAATCTACGACATTAATATGGACTCTTACATTGCATTCTTATGCAAGGAAGGTTTCAATAGCACAAGCATTGGTATACTTGTTGGAAGCAAAGGCTTTGATTGTTCCACCATTAATAAACCGCCACCAGGAAATGATGGACTCAATTACCCTTCAATGCATATTCAGATTCCTTCCAATTCTACCATCTCAGCAACATTTTATAGGACTGTGACTAATGTTGGAACTGGAAACTCAACTTATAAGGCTAACATTACAGCACCTAAGGATCTTTCAGTTAAGGTTGAACCAAGTACATTACAATTTAGTAAGATAAAACAAGAGTTGTCCTTTAAGGTTGTCATAAAGGGTCCTCAATTTCCAAAAGGGATAAAGGTATTATCAGCATCACTTGAATGGAATGATTCCAAACACAATGTTAGAAGCCCTATACTTATCTATAAACAAGGAAATGTATACTGA